TCGAACGGGCACTTCTCGACGCAGATCCCGCAGGTCTCGCCCAGACAGATCTCTTCGGAGATGCGGACCTGGTCGGGTCCGCCCTCGAACGGTTCGTCTTCGTCGTAGTGCTCGTCGCGCGGAACGATGCACTCCTTGCCCGTCCGGTTGGGCGGGCAGAAGTTCATACACTCGTAGTTGCAGCGGTCGGGCTGGCAACGGTCGAGGTCGACGACGGCAATGCTATCTTCAGCCATACTGTGTCACCGAATTAGACGGTCGAGGCCGTCAGAACGAGCGTCCAGGAGACGAACCACAACGAGAAGGTCATGAACGCGATGTAGAGGTAATCCTTCGTCGAGAAGTCGTCGGTGTCGATCCCGGTAGCCTTGAGGATGGGGAGCTGGACCGCGATCGCACCGAGGACGACGAACAGGGAGACGTTGCTGCTCGGGTCGACTCCGATCGCGTACTCGGAGGTCAACATCGCCACGATCCCCGCGAGCGAGGCGAGCGTGGTGACGGTCACGCTCCGGACGTGACCGCTGTCTCTCTCGACCGTCTCTGTAGCCATATCCACCAGTCGGCCACCCGGAGTGAAAAGCAGTTC
The Halapricum salinum genome window above contains:
- a CDS encoding EMC6-like membrane protein, which gives rise to MATETVERDSGHVRSVTVTTLASLAGIVAMLTSEYAIGVDPSSNVSLFVVLGAIAVQLPILKATGIDTDDFSTKDYLYIAFMTFSLWFVSWTLVLTASTV